Proteins from a genomic interval of Sphingobacteriales bacterium:
- a CDS encoding tail fiber domain-containing protein — protein MKKNIYQVCSLIFGCVFVGQYSFAQNFILDVYGNAKIRGRMELGTTTGNDIYIGINAGAPDNNAATTGNIGIGRGVLYNNNRSEIVAIGDSALYKNGTGATIPQQQAICNTAVGSKSLYANTVGSYNTANGYYTLRFNTTGIGNTANGYYALRSNTFGYYNTANGHGALSSNTTGNSNTANGKSALSFNTTGSYNIANGYYALYSNTTGDYNTATGMNALYSNTTGYYNTANGMNALYSNTTGYYNTANGRAALTSNTIGYHNTGIGNSANVSIGNLSFTTAIGYNAVTNANRKHVIGSNLANTVIGGYANWSNLSDGRFKDNVKENVPGLEFINQLRPVTYTINIDKLQHHITAQMPDSIAARYYPSSEEIDNANQEIRTGFIAQEVEATAQKIGYNFDGINAPTNPTDNYSIEYAGFVPSLVKAVQEQQETISAQQNDLTEKDKRIEQLEERLARLEALLSHTDNTGEKTHSISTLLEGSSNETPQLFQNVPNPFNGETNIGYFLPSSTKNAQLRITNALGQEVKTVELSETGNGNVKISTRNLPKGTYIYELLINSERIDAKTMILK, from the coding sequence ATGAAAAAAAACATTTATCAAGTATGCAGCCTCATTTTTGGCTGTGTATTTGTTGGTCAGTACAGTTTTGCACAAAATTTTATTCTTGATGTTTATGGAAATGCCAAAATACGCGGACGAATGGAATTAGGTACGACTACCGGCAATGATATTTACATCGGTATCAATGCCGGCGCACCTGATAATAATGCCGCTACCACAGGCAATATAGGTATAGGACGGGGAGTTTTGTACAACAATAACCGCTCAGAGATAGTGGCGATAGGCGACAGTGCTTTGTACAAGAATGGCACTGGTGCTACTATTCCACAACAACAGGCAATATGTAATACAGCAGTAGGCAGTAAATCTCTCTACGCCAACACCGTCGGCTCCTACAACACTGCCAATGGATATTATACCCTTCGTTTCAACACCACCGGTATTGGCAACACTGCCAATGGATATTATGCCCTTCGCTCCAATACCTTTGGATACTACAACACTGCGAATGGGCATGGTGCTCTTTCATCCAACACCACCGGCAATTCCAATACCGCTAATGGAAAAAGTGCGCTTTCATTCAACACTACCGGCTCTTATAATATCGCCAATGGATATTATGCTCTTTATAGTAACACCACAGGTGATTATAACACAGCAACTGGTATGAATGCCCTCTATTCCAACACCACAGGGTATTACAACACGGCAAATGGTATGAATGCCCTCTATTCCAACACCACAGGGTATTACAACACGGCAAATGGTAGGGCTGCACTCACCTCCAACACCATAGGGTATCACAACACGGGAATAGGGAACTCCGCGAATGTAAGCATCGGAAATTTAAGCTTCACCACTGCCATCGGTTATAATGCTGTAACGAATGCCAATAGAAAACATGTAATTGGCTCCAATCTAGCAAATACGGTTATCGGCGGCTATGCCAACTGGAGCAACCTTAGTGACGGGCGGTTCAAAGATAATGTAAAAGAAAATGTCCCCGGTTTGGAGTTTATCAATCAACTTCGTCCGGTTACTTATACAATAAATATCGATAAATTACAGCATCATATCACCGCCCAAATGCCCGACAGCATTGCGGCACGCTACTACCCTTCCAGCGAAGAAATTGACAATGCCAATCAGGAAATACGAACCGGTTTTATTGCGCAGGAAGTGGAGGCAACGGCACAAAAAATAGGATATAATTTTGACGGCATAAATGCACCTACCAATCCTACGGATAATTACAGCATAGAGTACGCTGGTTTTGTGCCGAGTTTGGTGAAAGCCGTGCAGGAGCAACAGGAAACTATATCAGCACAACAAAATGATTTGACGGAAAAAGACAAACGTATTGAGCAGTTGGAAGAACGCCTCGCCCGTTTGGAAGCCTTATTGAGCCATACCGATAATACAGGCGAAAAAACGCATAGCATTTCCACCTTATTGGAAGGCAGCAGCAACGAAACACCGCAATTATTCCAAAATGTCCCCAACCCTTTCAACGGCGAAACCAATATCGGCTACTTTTTACCCTCATCAACAAAAAATGCGCAACTCCGTATTACCAATGCTTTGGGACAGGAAGTAAAAACGGTAGAACTCTCCGAAACAGGAAACGGAAACGTCAAAATCAGCACCCGCAACCTGCCCAAGGGTACTTATATATACGAACTCCTCATCAACAGTGAGCGCATAGATGCCAAAACCATGATTTTGAAATAG
- a CDS encoding HIT family protein gives MASIFTKIINGEIPCYKIAENEQFFSFLDIRPVEKGHILVIPKQEIDYIFDLDDALLAAMMLFAKRIAKALKSVVPCEKVGVCVLGLEVRHAHIHLVPLDEKGIIDFKKPRVQISDAEYQALAAAIREALSTQ, from the coding sequence ATGGCGAGTATTTTCACTAAAATCATCAACGGCGAAATTCCGTGCTATAAAATTGCCGAAAACGAGCAGTTTTTCTCCTTTTTAGACATCAGACCGGTAGAAAAAGGACATATTTTGGTTATTCCCAAACAAGAAATTGACTATATTTTTGATTTGGACGATGCTTTGTTGGCAGCTATGATGCTGTTTGCGAAACGTATCGCAAAGGCTCTGAAAAGCGTAGTGCCCTGCGAAAAAGTAGGCGTATGTGTGTTGGGCTTGGAAGTGCGCCACGCTCATATTCATTTAGTGCCTTTGGACGAAAAAGGGATTATTGATTTCAAAAAACCGCGCGTACAGATAAGCGATGCCGAGTATCAAGCCTTAGCAGCCGCTATCCGCGAAGCCTTATCTACACAATAG
- a CDS encoding ATP-binding cassette domain-containing protein, with the protein MQHFTLNHTILKVENVSVVYGDKTIIKDVSFEEKDVQRPHYQQSQGQTIAFVGRSGRGKSTLFRVLAGLESPKTGQIWLADHATNHSKPTLKAVKEGEFGFVNQKYTLFRHKTVHQALRFALRNSPLSDGEKEDKIQTMLQQWGLEKVKHHYPNEMSGGQRQRTAILEQLLNSRYFMILDEPFSGLDVGNIEQVKKAFSLISSNHELNTILFSTHDIDLAVSLADSIYIVGHPTLANGQHADYGTLLKQYDLKAMGLAWAEIWTPAHQELAVMIKNDLLCS; encoded by the coding sequence ATGCAACATTTCACCCTTAACCATACCATTTTGAAAGTAGAAAATGTGAGTGTGGTATATGGCGATAAAACCATTATTAAAGATGTTTCTTTTGAAGAAAAAGATGTACAACGCCCCCACTACCAACAATCACAAGGGCAAACCATCGCCTTTGTGGGCAGGTCGGGGCGCGGAAAATCTACTTTATTTCGGGTATTGGCGGGTTTAGAAAGCCCCAAAACCGGACAGATATGGCTCGCCGACCACGCTACCAACCATTCAAAGCCCACCTTAAAAGCCGTGAAAGAGGGCGAATTTGGCTTTGTTAATCAAAAATACACGTTGTTTCGCCACAAAACAGTGCATCAGGCTTTGCGATTTGCCTTGCGCAACAGCCCACTTTCCGATGGCGAAAAAGAAGATAAAATACAAACGATGCTCCAACAATGGGGCTTGGAAAAAGTAAAACACCACTACCCCAACGAGATGTCGGGCGGACAACGCCAACGCACCGCCATTTTGGAGCAACTACTCAACTCGCGCTATTTTATGATTTTGGACGAGCCTTTCAGCGGCTTAGATGTCGGCAATATTGAGCAGGTAAAAAAAGCTTTTTCGCTCATCAGCAGCAACCACGAACTCAATACTATTTTGTTCAGCACCCACGATATTGATTTGGCGGTATCTTTGGCAGATTCCATTTATATTGTCGGGCACCCCACACTCGCCAACGGGCAGCACGCCGACTACGGCACTTTGCTCAAACAATACGACCTCAAAGCAATGGGCTTGGCTTGGGCAGAAATATGGACACCTGCCCATCAGGAATTGGCGGTGATGATAAAAAACGATTTGCTTTGCTCTTAA
- the prmA gene encoding 50S ribosomal protein L11 methyltransferase, with protein sequence MSTHIEVHLQVDDSEYIALLVAELSALGYDSFWELPDGLKAYIEHHHYQADDLQTLLQRYAPQVAVALLSAEPLEEKNWNEEWEKNFEHIAIEDKILIKAVFHDISGENFHHQLLISPKMAFGTGHHATTYLMLRAMYDMDFAGKKVLDFGCGTGILAVFAAMKGATAVLAIDNDEWATENTAETMALNGISQQQIQVELGEKSSFVADTFDTILANINLHVLLDAMQELRNALRAGGTLLLSGILSTDEAAITAAAQAVGLEHLRTAERNNWLCMAFEHKT encoded by the coding sequence ATGAGCACCCATATAGAAGTTCATTTGCAGGTAGATGACAGCGAATATATTGCGCTGTTGGTGGCAGAATTGAGCGCACTCGGATACGACAGCTTTTGGGAACTGCCAGACGGCTTGAAAGCCTACATTGAACATCACCACTACCAAGCAGACGATTTGCAGACACTCCTGCAACGCTATGCGCCGCAGGTGGCAGTTGCTTTGTTGAGTGCCGAACCTCTGGAAGAGAAAAACTGGAATGAAGAGTGGGAAAAAAACTTTGAACACATCGCTATTGAAGATAAAATTCTGATAAAGGCGGTGTTTCACGACATCAGCGGCGAAAATTTTCATCATCAGTTGCTCATTTCTCCTAAAATGGCTTTCGGTACGGGACATCACGCCACCACCTATTTAATGTTGCGGGCGATGTATGATATGGATTTTGCGGGGAAAAAAGTGTTGGATTTCGGCTGCGGAACGGGTATTTTGGCGGTGTTTGCGGCAATGAAAGGAGCAACAGCGGTGCTGGCGATAGACAATGACGAGTGGGCAACGGAGAATACCGCCGAAACAATGGCACTTAATGGCATTTCGCAGCAGCAGATACAGGTGGAATTAGGTGAAAAATCCTCTTTTGTAGCCGATACTTTTGATACAATTCTGGCAAATATCAATTTGCATGTGCTCTTAGATGCCATGCAGGAACTCCGCAATGCCCTCCGCGCGGGCGGCACCCTGCTGTTGAGCGGTATTCTATCCACCGACGAAGCCGCCATTACCGCCGCCGCCCAAGCCGTTGGTTTGGAGCATCTCCGCACCGCCGAGCGCAATAATTGGTTGTGTATGGCGTTTGAGCATAAGACTTGA
- a CDS encoding triose-phosphate isomerase, which yields MRKKLIAGNLKMNLSLHDITLLTRAVAAFAPQIPAAVQVLLCPTFVHIAAAKRVAGRKVKIGAQDCSEHLKGAYTGQISAAMLQELKCDYVIVGHSERRQYQHENDTQLAAKIKTALSQGLKVIYCCGEVLEERKRNEHFKVVSRQIQTALSGFSGEDLQSVVIAYEPVWAIGTGETATPQQAQEMHAFIRKEVAKLAGAAAARRMLILYGGSVKPSNARELFTQADVDGGLIGGAALVADDFIAIIQAAC from the coding sequence ATGCGCAAAAAACTCATAGCGGGCAATCTTAAAATGAACCTTTCGCTGCACGACATCACACTCCTCACGCGGGCTGTTGCCGCTTTTGCTCCGCAAATACCCGCTGCTGTGCAAGTATTGTTGTGTCCTACTTTTGTACATATAGCCGCCGCCAAACGAGTGGCAGGGCGCAAAGTAAAAATCGGGGCGCAAGATTGCAGCGAACACCTCAAAGGAGCATATACAGGGCAAATCAGTGCGGCAATGCTCCAAGAACTCAAATGCGATTATGTGATTGTGGGGCACTCCGAACGCCGCCAATATCAGCACGAAAACGATACGCAATTAGCAGCAAAGATAAAAACAGCCTTGTCGCAGGGATTGAAAGTGATTTATTGCTGTGGCGAAGTATTGGAAGAGCGCAAGCGCAATGAACATTTTAAAGTGGTGAGCCGTCAGATACAAACGGCATTGTCGGGATTTTCGGGCGAGGATTTGCAGTCGGTGGTGATTGCTTATGAGCCGGTGTGGGCGATAGGCACGGGTGAAACCGCCACGCCGCAGCAAGCACAGGAAATGCACGCTTTTATTCGGAAAGAAGTGGCAAAATTAGCGGGCGCGGCGGCAGCCAGACGTATGCTCATTTTGTATGGCGGCAGCGTAAAACCCTCCAACGCCCGCGAACTCTTTACGCAAGCCGATGTGGACGGCGGCTTGATTGGCGGTGCAGCTTTGGTAGCCGATGATTTTATTGCCATTATACAAGCGGCTTGCTAA
- the greA gene encoding transcription elongation factor GreA has product MAEIKYFTKEGLERLKKELHEMQTKGRAEMSRQIAEAREKGDLSENAEYDAAKEAQGMLEMKIAKLEAELSNARLIDESKLDSSKALILSTVRLKNLQLNKEFKYKLVTESEANLKEGKISVKSPIGEGLLGKQVGEVVSIKTPGGLMDLQVIEITRE; this is encoded by the coding sequence ATGGCAGAAATCAAATATTTTACCAAAGAAGGTTTGGAGCGATTGAAAAAAGAATTGCACGAAATGCAAACCAAAGGCAGAGCCGAAATGTCGCGCCAGATTGCCGAAGCCCGTGAAAAAGGCGATTTGTCCGAAAATGCCGAATATGATGCCGCCAAAGAAGCGCAGGGTATGCTGGAAATGAAAATAGCCAAGTTGGAAGCCGAATTATCCAATGCCCGCCTCATTGACGAAAGCAAATTGGATAGTTCCAAAGCATTAATACTCTCTACGGTGCGCCTCAAAAACCTCCAACTCAACAAAGAATTTAAGTATAAATTGGTAACAGAGTCGGAGGCAAATTTGAAAGAAGGCAAAATATCCGTAAAATCGCCCATCGGCGAAGGGCTGCTCGGCAAGCAAGTAGGCGAAGTAGTGAGCATCAAAACACCCGGCGGTTTGATGGATTTGCAGGTAATAGAAATTACAAGAGAGTAA
- a CDS encoding ABC transporter ATP-binding protein, whose translation MSKIILEVNHLETHFRTEEGLVKAVNDVSFSLAQGETLGIVGESGSGKSVTSLSVMRLIPNPPGIIAGGQMLYRTRDGKETDLTKVPEDEMRRYRGNEISMIFQEPMTSLNPVFTCGNQVVEAIRLHQKRSTAEAKQLTLDLFNQVKLPTPERIFTSYPHQLSGGQKQRVMIAMAMSCNPQILIADEPTTALDVTVQKTILELMSDLKSQYNSAIMFITHDLGVIAEIADRVLVMYKGKIVEQGRVLDIFTNPQHPYTKGLLACRPPLGKRLSKLPTVSDFMKEDAAGNIVEVPVSVEAMVQSVEVSPEATRARFDTLHRQKPVLEVKNLKTYFPSKTNFFGKVLDYVKAVDDVSFEVHEGETLGLVGESGCGKTTLGRTLLRLAPAYGGDIVYKEKRILQLGQEEMKQLREEMQIIFQDPYSSLNPRLTIGNAIMEPMQVHKIYANDRERKERVIDLLQTVNLKPEHFNRYPHEFSGGQRQRICIARALALNPKFIICDESVSALDVSVQAQVLNLLIELREKFKFTYIFISHDLSVVKFMSDRMMVMNKGKIEEIGVADDIYNNPQTPYTQKLIAAIPKGRPEDIRRRLEEAAALRDI comes from the coding sequence ATGAGTAAAATTATCTTAGAAGTCAATCATTTAGAAACGCATTTTCGTACCGAAGAGGGTTTGGTAAAAGCGGTGAACGATGTGAGCTTTTCGCTCGCACAGGGCGAAACACTCGGTATCGTGGGCGAGTCGGGTTCGGGTAAGTCGGTGACTTCGCTGTCGGTGATGCGCCTCATTCCGAATCCGCCGGGTATTATTGCGGGCGGGCAAATGCTGTATCGTACCCGCGACGGCAAAGAAACCGATTTGACAAAAGTGCCGGAAGACGAAATGCGCCGCTATCGCGGCAACGAAATCTCTATGATTTTTCAAGAGCCGATGACCTCGCTCAATCCCGTTTTTACTTGCGGCAATCAAGTCGTAGAAGCCATTCGTTTGCACCAAAAACGCAGCACCGCCGAAGCAAAACAACTCACATTGGATTTGTTTAACCAAGTGAAACTGCCCACGCCGGAGCGTATTTTTACCAGCTACCCACACCAGTTGTCGGGTGGGCAAAAGCAACGGGTGATGATAGCCATGGCAATGAGCTGTAATCCGCAGATTCTGATAGCAGACGAACCCACCACCGCCTTAGACGTAACCGTTCAAAAAACTATTCTGGAACTGATGTCGGATTTGAAATCGCAATACAATTCTGCCATTATGTTCATTACGCACGATTTGGGCGTAATTGCCGAAATCGCCGACCGCGTGCTGGTGATGTATAAAGGAAAAATAGTAGAACAGGGGCGCGTGCTCGATATATTTACGAACCCGCAGCACCCTTACACCAAAGGACTGCTGGCTTGTCGTCCGCCGCTCGGCAAACGCCTGAGCAAATTGCCCACTGTGTCGGATTTTATGAAAGAAGATGCCGCCGGAAATATCGTGGAAGTGCCGGTATCCGTGGAGGCGATGGTGCAGTCGGTGGAGGTATCGCCCGAAGCCACCCGCGCCCGCTTCGACACCCTGCACCGCCAAAAACCGGTGCTGGAAGTGAAAAACCTGAAAACTTATTTTCCGTCCAAAACCAATTTTTTTGGCAAAGTATTAGATTATGTAAAAGCCGTAGATGATGTGAGCTTTGAAGTACACGAAGGCGAAACCCTCGGTTTGGTGGGCGAAAGCGGCTGCGGCAAAACCACCCTGGGGCGCACTTTGCTGCGTTTGGCTCCCGCTTACGGCGGCGACATTGTGTACAAAGAAAAGCGCATTTTGCAATTGGGACAGGAAGAAATGAAGCAACTGCGCGAAGAAATGCAAATCATTTTTCAAGACCCTTACTCTTCGCTCAATCCGCGCCTCACTATCGGCAATGCCATTATGGAGCCGATGCAGGTACATAAAATATATGCCAACGACCGCGAGCGCAAAGAGCGCGTGATAGATTTGCTGCAAACCGTCAATTTGAAACCGGAGCATTTCAACCGCTACCCACACGAATTTTCGGGCGGACAACGCCAACGCATCTGCATTGCACGCGCTTTGGCTCTGAACCCCAAATTTATCATTTGCGACGAGTCGGTGTCGGCATTAGATGTATCGGTGCAGGCGCAAGTGCTGAATTTGCTGATAGAATTGCGCGAAAAATTCAAATTTACCTATATCTTCATTTCGCACGATTTGTCGGTGGTGAAATTTATGAGCGACCGTATGATGGTGATGAACAAAGGAAAAATAGAAGAAATCGGCGTAGCTGACGATATTTACAATAATCCGCAAACGCCCTATACCCAAAAACTCATCGCCGCCATTCCGAAAGGTCGCCCCGAAGATATACGCCGCCGCTTAGAAGAAGCTGCTGCCTTGCGTGATATTTAA
- a CDS encoding OmpA family protein → MAKLTPFSRILITAAIVGLISYLVIKFAPGIKIGEAKKLDSIEVSGDDVNNVSTSAELSLPTSNASSKVSSQPLVRLGAYAWNAQSGIIVANGGTRSTESSLMEKNNVNLEIIRQDWLSELRNLHLKFVEEYDKGNKNPKNGVVGVMIMGDGAPYYISSTQQALNDKYGEGKYSLQVVGCVGLSYGEDKLIGPPKWKLDPQTLKGAFISAVLGDGDWVTAVNYAFANGLKVNPDPGTYDADAVNFYPSANDDYIESAKELIKSQKEGWTVPLKEVKDGKATGKTINKKVDGCATWTPGDKMVFDALDGFTDIVSTKEFNNQMATTIIMVKEWAENNNTTVSNMLKAAYTASNQMKQYDSWRRKAAEAVAATYQLENGDYWYNMFKGQKGEKNGITYNMGGSRVFNLADARQYYGLGSDGISRYKAVYDQVSRYLKELNPAGFNQNVKRIIPYEEAVNLSFLKNIANIDEGTAYASDYKEKAKTLLASGQWQINFNTGRATLRPEATDILNQIYNLLIQAEDSKIEIVGHTDNVGNVEANISLSRARAEAVKTFLMQKGIPGNRFQRLDGKGSEEPVADNDTESGRAKNRRVELTLLK, encoded by the coding sequence ATGGCTAAATTAACACCTTTTTCGCGTATTCTTATTACAGCCGCTATTGTGGGGCTGATCAGTTATTTGGTAATCAAATTTGCCCCCGGCATCAAAATCGGCGAAGCCAAAAAATTAGATAGCATCGAAGTTTCGGGCGATGATGTAAATAATGTAAGTACCTCCGCCGAATTGTCTTTGCCGACTTCCAATGCATCTTCCAAAGTAAGCAGCCAACCCTTAGTGCGTTTGGGGGCTTATGCGTGGAATGCTCAATCGGGGATTATTGTTGCCAACGGCGGCACACGAAGCACCGAAAGCTCGTTAATGGAAAAAAACAACGTAAACTTAGAGATTATCCGTCAGGACTGGCTCTCGGAATTGCGCAACTTACACCTCAAATTTGTAGAAGAATACGATAAAGGAAACAAAAACCCTAAAAACGGCGTGGTGGGCGTGATGATTATGGGCGATGGTGCGCCGTATTATATCAGCTCTACCCAACAGGCACTCAACGACAAGTACGGCGAAGGTAAATACAGCCTGCAAGTGGTGGGCTGCGTGGGATTGAGCTACGGAGAAGATAAACTCATCGGTCCGCCGAAATGGAAATTAGACCCGCAAACCCTCAAAGGTGCTTTTATTTCGGCAGTACTCGGCGACGGCGACTGGGTGACGGCAGTGAACTATGCCTTTGCCAACGGACTTAAAGTGAACCCCGACCCGGGTACTTACGATGCCGATGCGGTTAATTTTTACCCTTCTGCCAATGACGACTATATAGAATCTGCCAAAGAACTCATCAAATCGCAGAAAGAAGGCTGGACAGTGCCGCTGAAAGAAGTAAAAGACGGCAAAGCCACCGGAAAAACCATCAACAAAAAAGTAGATGGCTGCGCCACCTGGACTCCCGGCGACAAAATGGTATTTGATGCTTTGGACGGATTTACCGATATTGTTTCCACCAAAGAATTTAACAACCAAATGGCTACCACTATTATTATGGTAAAAGAATGGGCTGAAAACAACAACACTACGGTGAGCAATATGCTCAAAGCGGCTTATACCGCATCTAACCAAATGAAACAATACGACTCGTGGCGGCGCAAAGCTGCCGAAGCAGTGGCAGCTACCTATCAGTTGGAAAACGGCGATTATTGGTACAATATGTTCAAGGGGCAAAAAGGCGAAAAAAACGGCATTACTTATAATATGGGCGGCTCGCGGGTGTTTAATTTAGCAGATGCCCGCCAATATTACGGCTTAGGCAGCGATGGCATCAGCCGTTACAAAGCCGTATATGACCAAGTATCGCGCTATCTGAAAGAACTCAATCCGGCGGGATTTAACCAAAATGTAAAACGCATTATTCCCTACGAAGAAGCTGTAAATTTGTCGTTTTTAAAAAATATCGCCAACATAGACGAAGGAACGGCATACGCGTCAGATTATAAAGAAAAAGCAAAAACGCTGCTGGCATCGGGGCAGTGGCAAATTAATTTTAATACCGGACGCGCCACCCTGCGCCCCGAAGCCACCGATATATTGAACCAAATTTATAATTTGCTCATTCAGGCGGAGGATTCTAAAATAGAAATCGTGGGACATACCGACAATGTGGGCAACGTAGAAGCCAACATCTCCTTGTCGCGGGCACGCGCCGAAGCCGTAAAAACGTTTTTGATGCAAAAAGGCATTCCGGGCAACCGCTTCCAACGATTGGACGGCAAAGGCTCTGAAGAACCCGTCGCCGACAACGACACCGAAAGCGGACGCGCCAAAAACCGCCGCGTAGAACTGACCTTGCTCAAATAA